One Halostagnicola kamekurae DNA segment encodes these proteins:
- a CDS encoding AbrB/MazE/SpoVT family DNA-binding domain-containing protein has protein sequence MSDVALDDRGRLTLPKEVRERYGDRYHVVQLPDGVKLVPVADNPLEALRDEFADVEKSADELREEARNVALDEAGR, from the coding sequence ATGTCAGACGTAGCGCTTGACGACCGCGGTCGCCTCACGCTCCCAAAGGAGGTCCGAGAGCGATATGGAGATCGATATCACGTCGTTCAGCTCCCCGACGGGGTCAAATTGGTACCGGTCGCCGATAATCCGCTCGAGGCACTCAGGGACGAATTCGCGGATGTCGAAAAATCAGCCGACGAACTCCGTGAAGAAGCACGTAATGTAGCGCTCGACGAGGCCGGACGATAG
- a CDS encoding type II toxin-antitoxin system VapC family toxin — translation MYAETDFLLALIKDDDWLGEAAESVYREHRDELWTSQFTLIELLMVAYREDRDTEHVISNAANLVEVRGDVETVVTAATYVQDHGFTPFDALHLVESNGDTIVSSDETYADVTSRLDLKSVEEHEE, via the coding sequence ATGTATGCAGAAACCGATTTTCTTCTCGCGCTGATTAAAGACGATGACTGGCTCGGCGAGGCCGCCGAGTCGGTGTACCGGGAACACCGTGACGAATTGTGGACATCGCAGTTCACACTCATCGAACTCCTGATGGTCGCCTACCGGGAAGATCGTGATACTGAACACGTCATTTCGAACGCCGCCAACCTCGTCGAGGTGCGCGGTGACGTAGAGACGGTCGTTACAGCTGCGACGTACGTGCAAGACCACGGATTCACACCGTTCGATGCACTTCATCTCGTCGAATCGAATGGTGATACCATCGTCTCGAGCGACGAGACATATGCGGACGTTACGTCCCGTCTCGACCTGAAGTCGGTCGAAGAGCACGAGGAGTGA
- a CDS encoding replication factor C large subunit yields the protein MSDWTEKYRPTTLSEVRGNNKARDKLEEWARSWDDHREAVIVHGSPGVGKTSAAHALASDMGWPVMELNASDDRQADVIERIAGEAAKSGTLTGGETGRRLVVLDEADNFHGNADYGGSREVTRVVKEAEQPIVLVANEFYEMSQSLRNSCETIEFRDVSSRSIVPVLRDICRREGVEFDEEALKAIADSTSGDLRSAVNDLQAVAEEADRLTVEDVVTGERDTTEGIFDYLDALIKEEDAEGALRASYDVDENPDDLLNWIEDNVPKDYEGDELADAYEYLANADRWLGRVRATQDYSYWRYASDNMTAGVAAARRDEKGGWTRYGPPSYWSKLGRTRGARDTRDSIAERIAEREGTSVGTARREIVPYLESMTHHCKNRDLTVTMAAAYDLDAEEVSFITGSGADTNKVESIVEDAQERTEAVAVEHSGTAFENAIRSSEGDDDPNADGDDVAGPDDAGTQSSGSDSQSDDAGGSDGQATLTGSSGGSNSAPSSAAESDEAGDSERTEESETDDDQSGLSEFL from the coding sequence ATGAGCGATTGGACGGAGAAGTACCGGCCGACGACGCTGTCGGAGGTACGCGGGAACAACAAGGCTCGAGACAAACTCGAGGAGTGGGCGCGGTCGTGGGACGACCACCGCGAAGCCGTCATCGTCCACGGCAGTCCCGGCGTCGGGAAGACCTCCGCGGCGCACGCGCTGGCCTCGGACATGGGCTGGCCGGTGATGGAACTCAACGCGAGCGACGACAGGCAGGCCGACGTCATTGAGCGGATCGCCGGCGAGGCGGCCAAAAGCGGGACGTTGACCGGCGGGGAGACGGGTCGCCGACTCGTCGTGTTAGACGAGGCCGACAACTTCCACGGCAACGCGGATTATGGCGGCTCTCGAGAGGTCACTCGAGTGGTCAAAGAGGCCGAGCAGCCGATCGTCCTCGTCGCCAACGAGTTCTACGAGATGAGCCAGTCGCTTCGCAACTCCTGTGAGACCATCGAGTTTCGCGACGTCTCCTCGCGGTCGATCGTCCCCGTGCTCCGGGATATTTGTCGCCGGGAAGGGGTCGAGTTCGACGAGGAGGCCCTGAAGGCTATCGCCGACTCGACCAGCGGCGACCTGCGTTCGGCGGTCAACGACCTGCAGGCCGTCGCCGAGGAGGCGGACCGACTCACCGTCGAGGACGTCGTCACTGGCGAACGCGACACGACCGAGGGGATCTTCGACTACCTCGACGCGCTCATCAAAGAGGAGGACGCTGAGGGGGCGCTCCGGGCGTCTTACGACGTCGACGAGAACCCGGACGACCTGCTCAACTGGATCGAGGACAACGTCCCTAAAGATTACGAGGGCGACGAACTGGCGGACGCCTACGAGTATCTCGCGAACGCGGATCGCTGGCTCGGGCGCGTCCGCGCGACGCAGGACTACTCCTATTGGCGCTACGCCTCGGACAACATGACCGCCGGCGTCGCGGCCGCTCGGCGGGACGAGAAGGGCGGGTGGACCCGCTACGGCCCGCCGAGTTACTGGTCGAAACTCGGACGGACCCGCGGCGCTCGAGACACCCGCGATTCGATCGCCGAGCGCATCGCAGAGCGCGAGGGAACGAGCGTCGGGACCGCGCGCCGGGAGATCGTCCCGTACCTCGAGTCGATGACCCACCACTGCAAGAACCGCGACCTGACCGTGACGATGGCCGCCGCCTACGACTTAGACGCCGAGGAAGTCTCGTTTATCACCGGCAGCGGCGCGGACACCAACAAGGTCGAGTCGATCGTCGAGGACGCTCAGGAGCGAACGGAGGCGGTCGCCGTCGAGCACTCAGGAACCGCGTTTGAGAACGCGATCCGCTCGTCGGAGGGAGACGACGACCCTAACGCTGACGGCGACGACGTGGCTGGCCCTGACGACGCTGGCACGCAATCGAGCGGTTCCGACAGCCAATCGGACGACGCCGGCGGTTCGGACGGACAAGCGACGCTCACCGGCTCGAGTGGCGGCTCGAACTCTGCGCCATCGAGCGCCGCCGAGTCCGACGAAGCGGGAGACAGCGAGCGAACCGAGGAGAGCGAAACCGACGACGACCAGTCGGGGCTAAGCGAGTTTCTCTAG
- the bioD gene encoding dethiobiotin synthase — translation MILERDDDRLAVVGTDTGVGKTVVTAAVVRALRTDGIDARAVKPAQTGHPPDDDAGFVEAACEDTAAAAGGGPDAATCFEYLEEPLAPRVAAERAGVDLSYDELRDRCEDALEAAEIGVLEGIGGLYVPLAGDRNVIDLVADLACPAVVVARSGLGTLNHTALTVETLERRGVDVRSIVCNGYRGETAAERTNVAELERMTGHTVETVPQLSAETPRELALGVGRALSIPIESGSATDGD, via the coding sequence ATGATCCTCGAACGCGACGACGACCGACTCGCGGTCGTCGGCACGGACACGGGCGTCGGCAAAACGGTCGTCACGGCGGCCGTCGTTCGCGCGCTTCGGACCGACGGGATCGACGCTCGAGCTGTCAAACCCGCCCAGACGGGTCATCCGCCGGACGACGACGCCGGGTTCGTCGAGGCGGCCTGCGAGGACACAGCAGCGGCCGCGGGCGGGGGTCCAGACGCTGCGACCTGTTTCGAATACCTCGAGGAACCCCTCGCGCCGCGAGTCGCCGCCGAGCGCGCGGGCGTCGACCTATCCTACGACGAACTGCGCGACCGCTGTGAGGACGCCCTCGAGGCGGCCGAGATCGGCGTGCTCGAGGGAATCGGCGGGCTGTACGTGCCGCTGGCGGGGGACCGAAACGTCATCGACTTGGTGGCGGACCTCGCGTGCCCGGCCGTCGTCGTCGCCCGCTCGGGACTCGGAACGCTCAATCACACCGCGCTCACCGTCGAGACGCTCGAGCGCCGCGGCGTCGACGTCCGCTCGATCGTCTGTAACGGGTACCGCGGGGAAACGGCCGCCGAACGGACGAACGTGGCGGAACTCGAGCGGATGACGGGACACACCGTCGAGACGGTACCACAGCTCTCTGCCGAAACGCCTCGAGAACTCGCGCTCGGTGTCGGTCGGGCGCTGTCGATTCCTATCGAGTCGGGTTCGGCGACCGACGGCGATTGA
- a CDS encoding aminotransferase class I/II-fold pyridoxal phosphate-dependent enzyme: MVDRGFALESRLHQREANDLKRTLSPVDSVSERGYFAETSGGDLPVLESEEALVFASNNYLGLTDDQRVQDAARQAAATVGTGSAASRLVTGDTLVHHDLERLLAETKRTDRALTFSSGYAANVGTITALDPDVIFSDELNHASIVDAVRLTDAEVVIYDHCDADDLRAKMTERAEPAEPNGSDDPADESWLVVTDSVFSMDGTVAPLEAICRAAEEVGAWVMVDEAHATGLYADGGGIVQSESLEDRVHVQMGTLSKALASQGGYVAGSDALIELLINEARPFVYSTGLSPPAAASASEALHIARYGDVRERLWENVAHLRDGLEALDLEVLGESQVLPVIIGDRRDALDLAAGLRERGIVAPAIRPPTVPEGTSRIRIAPSASHDEADIVDCLESFQIVGEKVGLL; encoded by the coding sequence ATGGTAGACCGTGGGTTCGCGTTGGAATCTCGCCTCCACCAACGCGAGGCAAACGACTTGAAACGGACGCTTTCGCCCGTCGATAGCGTTTCCGAGCGGGGCTACTTCGCCGAGACGTCGGGCGGCGACCTGCCGGTTCTCGAGTCCGAGGAGGCGCTGGTGTTCGCCTCGAACAACTACCTCGGGCTCACGGACGACCAGCGCGTCCAGGACGCGGCGAGACAGGCCGCGGCGACCGTCGGTACCGGCTCGGCTGCCAGCCGACTGGTGACCGGCGACACGCTCGTCCACCACGATCTCGAGCGCTTACTCGCGGAGACGAAACGCACGGATCGCGCGCTCACCTTCTCGTCGGGGTACGCCGCGAACGTGGGGACGATCACCGCGCTCGATCCGGACGTGATCTTCTCCGACGAGTTGAACCACGCCAGCATCGTCGACGCGGTCCGCCTCACCGACGCCGAGGTCGTGATCTACGACCACTGTGACGCGGACGATTTGCGGGCCAAGATGACCGAACGCGCCGAACCTGCGGAGCCGAACGGTTCGGACGACCCCGCCGACGAGTCCTGGCTTGTCGTGACCGATTCGGTCTTCAGCATGGACGGCACCGTCGCGCCGCTCGAGGCGATCTGTCGGGCCGCCGAGGAAGTCGGCGCGTGGGTGATGGTCGACGAGGCCCACGCGACGGGGCTGTACGCCGACGGCGGCGGCATCGTCCAGTCGGAGTCGCTCGAGGACCGCGTCCACGTCCAGATGGGGACGCTCTCGAAGGCGCTGGCGAGTCAGGGCGGGTACGTCGCCGGCAGCGACGCGCTGATCGAACTCCTGATCAACGAGGCGCGACCGTTCGTGTACTCGACGGGGCTCTCCCCGCCCGCGGCCGCGTCAGCGAGCGAAGCGCTTCACATCGCCCGCTACGGCGACGTCCGGGAGCGACTCTGGGAGAACGTCGCCCACCTCCGAGACGGCCTCGAGGCCCTCGACCTCGAGGTGCTGGGCGAGTCGCAGGTCCTCCCCGTCATCATCGGCGACCGCCGGGACGCGCTCGACTTGGCGGCGGGGTTGCGCGAGCGCGGCATCGTCGCGCCCGCGATCAGGCCGCCGACCGTCCCCGAGGGAACCAGTCGGATTCGCATCGCCCCGAGCGCGTCACACGACGAAGCGGACATCGTCGACTGTCTCGAGTCGTTCCAGATCGTCGGCGAGAAGGTCGGATTGCTGTGA
- a CDS encoding NAD-binding protein yields MLERVRSRHPRGRVAVWIVTAIALVSIATGVVAIVTEPAVQAGGLWGDLQAISEFSGTVLGFALLVSAWGMYRGFRLAYVVSAALVLLSGIHGVAQSRLLSIPLVVLSLGGLIVLVLTSDRFTRSTSLTATQIGSMIAIIGVFSYGTAGAYALRTGFAELETVLDAVYFTFVTASTVGYGDVHPLTQGARLFAVSLIVLGPTTVGLTVGSLIGPEIESRLSRTGRRAKDLDREDERERIAVLGYDDLTESLVDGLEKHAHVSVVSDDKTVTSQLESRAIDVVAGDPADEETLRQAQIDAATAVLVATTDDARNTYAVLAARELTDARIVVCTETGNPDAIEKAGADVVVDPGKLLTNAIVGTAASSGERGSHSAASTADQSG; encoded by the coding sequence ATGCTCGAGCGTGTTCGTTCCCGTCATCCGAGGGGTCGAGTCGCGGTCTGGATCGTCACGGCGATCGCCCTGGTTTCGATCGCGACCGGCGTCGTCGCCATCGTCACCGAACCGGCCGTTCAGGCGGGCGGGCTCTGGGGCGACCTGCAGGCGATTTCGGAGTTCAGCGGGACCGTTCTCGGGTTCGCATTGCTCGTCAGCGCCTGGGGGATGTATCGCGGCTTTCGGCTCGCGTACGTCGTTTCTGCCGCGCTCGTCCTTCTCTCCGGAATCCACGGGGTCGCCCAGTCGCGGCTGCTCTCGATTCCCCTCGTCGTCCTCTCGCTGGGCGGGCTGATCGTCCTCGTGCTCACCAGCGACAGGTTCACCAGATCGACGTCGCTCACCGCGACCCAGATCGGCTCGATGATCGCGATCATCGGCGTCTTCTCCTACGGCACCGCTGGCGCCTACGCGCTCCGGACGGGATTCGCCGAACTCGAGACCGTCCTCGACGCCGTCTACTTCACGTTCGTCACCGCCAGCACGGTCGGCTACGGCGACGTTCATCCGCTCACGCAGGGTGCGCGACTGTTCGCGGTCTCGCTCATCGTGCTCGGGCCGACGACTGTCGGGCTAACCGTGGGCTCGCTTATCGGACCCGAAATCGAGAGCCGCCTCTCCCGAACCGGTCGACGAGCGAAAGATCTGGACCGGGAGGACGAACGCGAACGAATCGCCGTGCTCGGATACGACGATCTGACCGAATCGCTCGTCGACGGCCTCGAGAAGCACGCCCACGTGAGCGTGGTCAGCGACGACAAGACGGTAACCAGTCAACTCGAGAGTCGAGCCATCGACGTCGTCGCGGGCGATCCGGCCGACGAGGAGACGCTCCGGCAGGCGCAGATAGACGCGGCAACGGCCGTCCTCGTCGCGACGACCGACGACGCGCGGAACACCTACGCCGTGCTCGCCGCGCGGGAACTGACGGACGCCCGGATCGTCGTGTGTACGGAAACGGGAAATCCGGACGCCATCGAGAAAGCCGGCGCCGACGTCGTTGTCGATCCCGGAAAATTGCTGACGAACGCTATCGTCGGAACCGCGGCCTCCTCGGGCGAGCGGGGCTCTCACTCCGCCGCGTCGACCGCCGACCAGAGCGGGTAG
- a CDS encoding AIR synthase family protein, producing the protein MPGKVGPADLLEHVFGRTGAADETVQQGPADGEDAAAIDWPGGQLVVSSDPISLAASKVGTLGVHVACNDVAASGADPRWLTAVVLLPEGTDLEPISADLDAAAREVGASIVGGHSEYVDALERPLVSLTAMGATESFVPTGGANPGDRVVLTGAAGLEGTAILAADFGGDLDVDPTICERAETFLEEISVVPAARLVREYATAMHDPTEGGVAAGLLEIARASGCRLEIDRDAVPVREETAALCEAAGVDPLCIFGSGALLATIPEDSLEPALESAAANGIEATAIGTVRDAATGPELRLGDETITDPVEDDLYPLWSAVDAAE; encoded by the coding sequence ATGCCCGGGAAAGTGGGGCCGGCCGATCTGCTCGAGCACGTGTTCGGACGGACGGGAGCAGCCGACGAGACCGTCCAGCAGGGGCCGGCGGACGGCGAGGACGCTGCCGCGATCGACTGGCCGGGCGGCCAGCTCGTCGTGAGTTCCGATCCGATCTCGCTCGCGGCCTCGAAGGTCGGGACCCTCGGCGTTCACGTCGCGTGCAACGACGTCGCGGCTTCGGGAGCCGATCCGCGGTGGCTCACGGCGGTCGTACTGCTTCCCGAGGGGACCGACCTCGAGCCGATCAGCGCCGACCTCGACGCCGCCGCACGAGAGGTGGGCGCGTCGATCGTCGGCGGCCACTCGGAGTACGTCGACGCGCTCGAGCGCCCGCTCGTCTCGCTGACGGCGATGGGGGCGACCGAGTCGTTCGTCCCGACAGGCGGGGCGAACCCCGGCGATAGGGTGGTCCTGACCGGCGCGGCGGGCCTCGAGGGAACCGCGATCCTCGCGGCTGACTTCGGTGGCGACCTCGACGTGGATCCGACGATCTGCGAGCGAGCCGAGACGTTCCTCGAGGAGATCAGCGTCGTCCCTGCGGCGCGTCTCGTTCGGGAGTACGCGACGGCGATGCACGATCCGACCGAGGGCGGCGTCGCCGCCGGACTGCTCGAGATCGCCAGAGCGTCGGGTTGCCGGCTCGAGATCGATCGCGACGCCGTCCCGGTTCGCGAGGAGACGGCCGCGCTCTGTGAAGCCGCGGGCGTCGACCCGCTGTGCATCTTCGGGTCGGGGGCGCTTCTCGCGACGATACCCGAGGACAGCCTCGAGCCCGCGCTCGAGTCGGCGGCCGCGAACGGGATCGAGGCGACGGCGATCGGAACCGTCCGCGACGCCGCCACCGGCCCCGAACTCCGACTCGGCGACGAGACGATCACCGACCCGGTCGAAGACGACCTCTACCCGCTCTGGTCGGCGGTCGACGCGGCGGAGTGA
- a CDS encoding outer membrane protein assembly factor BamB family protein has protein sequence MSNWNRRSVLVSGISLSVGSGIASISAGSSESTVDDLPDPALEPNPERDEDWASYRGDAGHARYIANGHEFDGESLEVAWTVDPNGSVAVADGTVYTTDEDGVVALDAADGTIVWENQTVDANAPAVVGDTVYLTGSEVVALDRADGRVRWASDFDPQESISKQTVAYEMVYVVVDGTLYALDADDGSVVWENESVTDEASSEAYAFTESTAAANGVVYAVTEEIVNEVYTLALEPDTGDEVWRARGFGSGAQPIATSAAVALDNMGYYQRTIQDPQTGEEIQQAATEYTGLSLGTEIFIGGDADAIHARLLGESEDRWEKSVFYGHIGDGVISGETVYIYFRKDPSISVSGGDGTADYSQTLVALDKYDGTEKWAISIDEMPVGEIRAISGATVYVDHDGELVALRDQTADEDSDGTDDTDGDTDDTDDSDKESDNSNDSGGETDNADDESDDTDEDTEKADESGDTGNTDEESSDTGGDADDTGEDQNETDEAGSDCPDEGTGSTCGKDNTEPSTDNSESSIDSNETSADRDGGNTSNGDETDTTDNETADTDGETDDADGAPGFTTGTGLLGGALGLEWLRRRAGVDDPDE, from the coding sequence ATGTCGAATTGGAATCGCCGTTCGGTGCTTGTATCTGGTATCTCGCTTTCGGTTGGGAGTGGGATCGCGTCGATCAGCGCGGGTTCGTCCGAGTCGACTGTCGACGACCTTCCGGACCCGGCATTAGAACCCAATCCGGAGAGAGACGAAGATTGGGCGTCCTACCGGGGCGACGCCGGCCACGCGAGATATATTGCCAACGGTCACGAGTTCGACGGTGAGTCGCTCGAGGTCGCGTGGACGGTCGATCCCAACGGTTCTGTCGCCGTCGCTGACGGAACGGTGTATACGACCGATGAAGACGGCGTTGTCGCGCTCGACGCGGCGGATGGCACTATTGTCTGGGAGAACCAGACCGTCGATGCGAACGCTCCGGCGGTCGTGGGTGATACCGTCTACCTTACCGGTTCTGAAGTGGTAGCGCTCGACCGGGCGGACGGGAGGGTCCGCTGGGCATCCGACTTCGACCCCCAGGAATCGATCAGCAAGCAGACAGTGGCGTACGAGATGGTCTACGTGGTCGTTGACGGCACACTGTACGCGCTCGATGCCGACGACGGGTCAGTGGTATGGGAGAACGAATCGGTTACAGACGAAGCGTCCAGCGAAGCGTACGCATTTACCGAGTCAACTGCCGCAGCCAACGGCGTGGTGTACGCCGTAACGGAGGAAATCGTGAACGAGGTGTACACTCTCGCCCTCGAGCCCGATACTGGAGACGAAGTCTGGCGAGCTCGCGGCTTCGGAAGCGGCGCCCAGCCCATCGCGACATCGGCTGCAGTCGCCCTCGACAATATGGGGTACTACCAACGGACGATTCAAGATCCACAGACGGGCGAGGAAATCCAGCAGGCGGCGACGGAATACACGGGTCTGTCGCTCGGAACCGAGATCTTCATCGGTGGAGATGCAGACGCTATCCACGCCCGTTTACTTGGCGAATCCGAAGACAGGTGGGAGAAATCGGTTTTCTATGGCCATATCGGCGATGGCGTTATCAGCGGAGAGACAGTATACATCTACTTTCGCAAAGACCCCTCGATTTCCGTCAGCGGTGGTGACGGTACTGCGGACTATAGTCAAACACTCGTCGCCCTCGACAAGTACGACGGGACCGAGAAGTGGGCGATCTCGATCGACGAGATGCCAGTCGGAGAGATTCGTGCGATCAGTGGCGCGACCGTCTACGTCGATCACGACGGCGAACTCGTCGCGCTCCGAGACCAAACTGCCGACGAAGACTCGGATGGTACGGATGACACTGACGGGGATACCGACGACACCGACGACAGTGATAAAGAGTCGGATAATAGCAACGACAGCGGTGGGGAAACCGACAACGCCGATGACGAGTCAGATGATACCGACGAAGACACTGAGAAGGCCGATGAGTCAGGGGACACCGGCAACACCGACGAAGAATCAAGCGATACCGGCGGAGATGCCGACGATACAGGTGAGGACCAGAACGAGACTGACGAGGCCGGATCCGACTGTCCAGACGAGGGAACCGGCTCCACGTGCGGGAAGGATAACACTGAACCTAGCACCGACAATAGCGAATCCAGTATTGACAGCAATGAAACCAGTGCTGACAGAGACGGCGGCAACACTAGTAACGGAGACGAGACGGACACCACTGATAACGAGACGGCCGATACCGACGGCGAGACGGACGACGCCGATGGGGCGCCCGGGTTCACTACCGGTACAGGACTGCTCGGCGGTGCGCTCGGTCTCGAATGGCTTCGTCGACGGGCGGGCGTAGACGACCCGGACGAGTAA
- a CDS encoding TIGR04024 family LLM class F420-dependent oxidoreductase has protein sequence MSSRGGGGTTDHRELRTTTARDVHLPVAAQPSVDALVEYARVAEAAGYDLAWLPETWGRDAVTVLTAIAERTETIGVGSSIVNTYSRSPALLGQTAATLQEVADGRFRLGIGPSGPIVIENWHGVDFDDPLRRTREYVEVIRRVLSGDPVEYDGDQFSLSGFKLRSEPPARTPPIDVTGMGPKAVELAGRFADGWHAIMFTADGMEDRLEDLRRGVELGDRSPEDVRVTVGVTCCALADAERARELARQHAAFYIGGMGTYYRDSIARQGYEQAHEIHDAWQDGDREQATAALDDDLLDELCAAGRPETARDSLAAFESLEGVDAVAVSFPRGANEDEIRETLSALAPADDSS, from the coding sequence ATGAGTTCTCGAGGCGGAGGTGGAACGACGGATCATCGCGAACTCCGGACGACGACCGCTCGAGACGTCCACCTGCCGGTCGCCGCCCAGCCCAGCGTCGACGCGCTCGTCGAGTACGCGCGGGTGGCCGAAGCCGCCGGCTACGACCTCGCGTGGCTGCCCGAAACGTGGGGCCGGGACGCGGTGACGGTGCTTACCGCCATCGCCGAGCGAACCGAGACGATCGGTGTCGGCTCGAGCATCGTCAACACCTACTCGCGCTCGCCCGCCCTGCTCGGACAGACCGCGGCCACGCTACAGGAGGTCGCGGACGGGCGCTTTCGCCTCGGAATCGGGCCGAGCGGCCCCATCGTGATCGAGAACTGGCACGGCGTCGACTTCGACGACCCGCTCCGACGGACCCGCGAGTACGTCGAGGTGATTCGGCGGGTACTCTCGGGCGATCCCGTCGAGTACGACGGCGACCAGTTCTCGCTCTCAGGGTTTAAACTCCGGAGCGAACCGCCGGCGCGGACGCCGCCGATCGACGTGACCGGCATGGGACCGAAGGCCGTCGAACTCGCCGGCCGCTTCGCCGACGGGTGGCACGCGATCATGTTCACTGCCGATGGAATGGAAGACAGACTCGAGGATCTCCGCCGGGGCGTCGAACTCGGCGATCGGTCGCCCGAGGACGTTCGCGTGACGGTCGGCGTGACCTGTTGTGCGCTCGCAGACGCCGAGCGAGCGCGGGAACTCGCCCGCCAGCACGCCGCCTTCTACATCGGCGGCATGGGGACGTACTACCGGGATTCGATCGCTCGGCAGGGCTACGAGCAGGCCCACGAGATCCACGACGCCTGGCAGGACGGCGACCGCGAGCAGGCGACGGCCGCTCTCGACGACGACCTTCTGGACGAGCTCTGTGCCGCGGGCCGTCCCGAGACGGCCCGCGATTCGCTGGCGGCATTCGAGTCGCTCGAGGGCGTCGACGCCGTCGCGGTGAGTTTCCCCCGCGGCGCGAACGAGGACGAGATCCGAGAGACGCTATCGGCGCTGGCTCCCGCGGACGACTCGTCGTGA
- a CDS encoding SDR family NAD(P)-dependent oxidoreductase: protein MSTGQFSVDGDTAVVTGASSGIGKAIAESFAADGVDVVVCSREQDNVDPVAAGIRESDRPGAAVAVECDVTDRDAVDALVETTVEEFGGLDVLVNNAGASFMAGFDDISPNGWETIVDINVNGTYHCTHAAAAHLKEGGGAVINLASVAGQQGSAYMSHYGAAKAAVINLTTSLAAEWASDDVRVNCIAPGFVATPGVESQMGVSADSIDRSDVDRQIGTVEEIADIAQFLASPASSYMVGETIAAKGVPRVEETPDV from the coding sequence ATGAGTACCGGTCAGTTCAGCGTCGACGGCGATACGGCCGTCGTCACGGGCGCCTCGAGCGGGATCGGGAAGGCGATCGCGGAGTCGTTCGCGGCCGACGGCGTCGACGTCGTCGTCTGTTCGCGCGAACAGGACAACGTCGATCCCGTCGCTGCGGGCATCCGCGAGAGCGACCGGCCGGGAGCCGCCGTCGCCGTCGAGTGCGACGTGACCGACCGCGACGCCGTCGACGCGCTCGTGGAGACGACCGTCGAGGAGTTCGGCGGCCTCGACGTGCTGGTGAACAACGCCGGGGCGTCGTTCATGGCCGGCTTCGACGACATCAGCCCGAACGGCTGGGAGACCATCGTCGACATCAACGTCAACGGGACCTACCACTGCACCCACGCCGCCGCCGCCCACCTCAAAGAGGGCGGCGGAGCGGTCATCAACCTCGCGAGCGTCGCCGGTCAGCAGGGATCGGCCTATATGAGCCACTACGGCGCGGCGAAGGCGGCCGTCATCAACCTAACCACGTCGCTGGCCGCCGAGTGGGCGAGCGACGATGTTCGGGTGAACTGCATCGCCCCCGGGTTCGTCGCCACGCCCGGCGTCGAGAGTCAGATGGGCGTCTCCGCGGACTCGATCGACCGCTCGGACGTGGACCGACAGATCGGAACCGTCGAGGAGATCGCGGACATCGCGCAGTTCCTCGCGAGTCCTGCCTCGTCATACATGGTCGGGGAAACGATCGCCGCCAAGGGCGTCCCTCGAGTCGAGGAGACGCCGGACGTATGA